From a single Pseudomonadota bacterium genomic region:
- a CDS encoding M28 family peptidase: KTAAYLNLDMIAHPWTEAEIRKLVTDSGLQNGDVWMRGIRSCDFVEPGVADWAAGTLVPVLASASSATGLNLHLDRTSGRHGGSDYRSFALQSVPFVRFFGSYFPDYHKPGDRPERLDASQIERMARLACATLWILANR, encoded by the coding sequence CAAGACCGCGGCGTATCTCAATCTCGACATGATCGCCCACCCGTGGACCGAGGCCGAGATTCGCAAGCTGGTGACCGATTCGGGTCTCCAGAATGGGGATGTGTGGATGCGCGGGATCCGCTCGTGTGACTTCGTCGAGCCCGGCGTGGCCGACTGGGCCGCGGGCACACTCGTCCCCGTGCTCGCGAGCGCATCATCCGCCACGGGGCTGAACCTGCACCTCGATCGCACATCGGGGCGCCATGGGGGCAGCGACTACCGCTCGTTCGCCTTGCAGAGCGTGCCCTTCGTACGCTTCTTCGGCAGCTACTTCCCGGACTATCACAAACCGGGCGATCGCCCGGAGCGTCTCGACGCCAGCCAGATCGAGCGCATGGCTCGCCTGGCCTGCGCCACCCTGTGGATTCTCGCCAATCGCTGA